The Deinococcus multiflagellatus genome includes the window CAACCGGGTCGCCAAACTGACCGTGGTGCCCCGGGGCCGCGCGGCGGGCTACATGATGCCGGACGCCGACGACCGCCTGCACGTCACCCGCCCGGCCCTGGAGGACATGCTGGCGGTCGCCCTGGCGGGCCGCGCCGCCGAGGACGTGGTGTTCGGGGACGTGACCACGGGCGCGCAGAACGATTTTCAGCAGGCCACGTCCCTGGCGCGGCGCATGGTCACCGAGTGGGGCATGAGTGCGCGCATTGGCAAGGTGGCGCTCGCCACCGACCAAGGCGATTACCTGGGCGGCGGCCCCCAGCCCCTGCCCATGAGCGAGGCCACCGCCTTTGCCGTGGACGAGGAGGTGCGCGCCCTGCTGGACGCCGCTTACGCCCGCGCCGTGGCCCTGGTGCGCGAGCACCTGCCCCGCGTGCACGAGATCGTGACGGTGCTGCTGGCCCGCGAAACCCTGAGCGGCGAGGAATTCACTGCGCTGTTGCAAGGCCATGCGCTGGAGCCCCTGCCCCCTGCAACGCCGGCCCCCGCCAGCCTGCCGGGGTGAACAACGGCAGACGAGCGCCGCGCTGTGTCATTTAGCACAGCGCGGCGCTCGTTCAACCTGGGCTTGAGTGACAGAAAGCTCCTCTTCCTCCCTCCGTCTCGCCTTCAGGTGTTCATGCCCTCCCCCTCTTCCGGGTCGCGGGTCTCGGCGGGCTTGACGGGGGCGTGAGTACGGTCCTGGCCACCTCGGCTGTCGGCGCGCAGGTCCTCACGGGTCAGCTTGATTTCAATGGGGGCGCCGCCAAAATTCAGGCTGCGCTGCGGGAAAGGAATCTCAATGCCCGCCTCGTCCATGGCGATCTTGATCCGGCGGTTGAACTCGCGGCCAATGGCGTACTGGCTCTTGGGCTGCACCTTGAACAGCGCGCGCAGGGTCACGCCGTCGGGCGCCAGTTGCGTGACGCCCTGCACCTCCGGGGCGTCCAGAAAGAAGCCCTTCCACTCTTCAGACTCGTACAACTCGGTGCTGACCGCTTCCAGCACGCGCAGGGCGTCGTCAATATTGGCGTTGTAGGTCACGTCCACGGTGGCCACCACCCGCGACCAGTCCTTGCTGCTCACGCTGACGGTCTGAATCTGGCCGTTGGGCACGATGTGCACCGTGCCGTCCAGGGCGCGCAGGGCGGTCACGCGCAGGTTCAGGCGCTCCACCGTGCCGGTAATCAGCCCGGTGTTGACCGTGATCACGTCGCCCACGCCGTACTGGTCTTCCAGCAGGATAAAAAAGCCGTTGAACACGTCCTTGATCAGGCTCTGGGCCCCAAAGCCTACCGCCAGCCCCAGCACCGAGACCCCGGCCAGCAAGCTGGTGGCGTTCACGCCCAGCGCCTGGAGGGCGGCAATCAGGCCAATGATCACCACCACCACCCGCAAGGTGCTCTCCACCACGCCCTTGAGGGTCTGCACGCGCACCGTGCGGCGGTTGAATTCCTCGTCGGGCACGATGCGGCCGGTCAGCGCCCCGATCAGGTTCCAGGCAATCAGGGCCAGGGCCAGCACCACGAGCAGCTGCCCGGCGGTGTGGCGAAACCCGCTGGTGATCTCGCGGCCCAGCTCGAACAGCACCGGCACACTGGGCAGGTACGCCACAAAGGTGGCCACCGCCAGCCACCCCACGGCGACCCCCAGCCCCCACGCGACCCGCAGCACCGGGCGCAGCGAGGTCGGCACGTGCGGCTCCAGAGCGCGGATCAGCGTACGGCCAAAGCGGTAGATGGCGTAAGCGGCCAGCGCCGTCAGCGCGAGGCCCAGCCAGACCTGGGGTTTCGTGAATTGAATGCTCAGTTCAGCCAGCATGACGACCACCTTAGTGCGTGGCCCCTCGGTTTCATGAATGGAAATGAAAGGCGGCGCCGAGAGGTTATCCCCCTGGCGCTGCTGGCCCCCGCTGGCCTGGGCCGCTCAGCTCAGGCGGGGGTCACCTGCGCCATGGCCGCGTCCAGGCGGGCAATCAGGTCGGCCTCATGGGCGCGTTCGGCCCGCAGCAGGGCGTTTTTCACGGCGCGGGCATCGGCGCTGCCGTGGCCGATAAAGGCCAGGCCGCGCACGCCGATCAGCAGGCTGGCGCCGTAGGTGCTGGGGTCCATGCGCTCGGCCAGACCGCGCAGGGCCCCGCGCACCAGCAGGGCGCCCAGCTTGGCCTTTACGGTGCTCGTCAGGGCCTCGCGCACCCAGCCGAACAGCACCTTGGCTTCGCCCTCGGCCAGTTTTAGCACCACGTTGCCGGTAAAGCCGTCGGTCACCACGATGTCGGTGGTGTTCAGGAAGATGTCGCGGCCCTCCACGTTGCCGTGAAAGTGAATGCCCTGGCCGTGCAAGGCCTTCAGGAGCGCGTGCGCTTCGAGCACCAGCGCGCTGCCCTTGTGGTCTTCCTCGCCAATGGACAGCAGGCCCACCGTGGGCGCCTCGCGGCCCTCCACCACCCGCAGGTACACAGTGGCCAGTTGCGCCCACTGCGCGTAGTAACTGGCTTTCACGTCGGCGTTGGCGCCCACGTCCAGCAGGGTGGTAAAGCCGCCCCTGGCCGGCAAATGGGTGAGGATGGCGGGGCGCTCCACGCCGCGCACCCGCCCCAGGGTCAGCAGCGCCGAGGCCATCGTGGCGCCGCTGTGCCCCATGCTGACCGCCGCGCAGGCCCGGCCTTCCTTGACCAGCCGGGTGGCCACGTTGATGCTGGCCCCGGTGCGGCGCCGCACATCGCTGGCGTGCTCGTCCATGCCGATCACGTCGCTCGCTTCCACAACCTCCAGCGGCAGGTTGGCGCTGCCAGCATGCTTGCCCAGCTCGGCGTGCAGTTTCACGCGGTCACCGACCAGCAGCACGCTCACCCCGGCGCGCGCCGCCTGCACCGCGCCCTCCACCAGCGGGGCGGGGCCGTGGTCGCCGCCCATCGCGTCCAGCGCCACCGGCAGGCGCGCGGCGTGCGGCTTAGCGGTCATCGGGGTCACTCAGCGCCGCCGAGGCGTAAAAGGGACGGGGTTCGCCGCGCTGGGTGCTGGGCAGGCGGTAGCCGGGCCGCTCCACCTGCTCACGAATGTCCTTGAAATCCACGTACTGATCGGCGGCGTTGCGCAGCTCGTAGCTGGTCATCTCGGCAATGCAGGCCACCACCACGCGCTTGCCCCGGGCGCGCAGGGCCTCCACCGGGCGCTCGAAATCGCCGTCGCCGGTCAGCAGCACGGCCGTGTCGTAG containing:
- a CDS encoding mechanosensitive ion channel family protein, with amino-acid sequence MLAELSIQFTKPQVWLGLALTALAAYAIYRFGRTLIRALEPHVPTSLRPVLRVAWGLGVAVGWLAVATFVAYLPSVPVLFELGREITSGFRHTAGQLLVVLALALIAWNLIGALTGRIVPDEEFNRRTVRVQTLKGVVESTLRVVVVIIGLIAALQALGVNATSLLAGVSVLGLAVGFGAQSLIKDVFNGFFILLEDQYGVGDVITVNTGLITGTVERLNLRVTALRALDGTVHIVPNGQIQTVSVSSKDWSRVVATVDVTYNANIDDALRVLEAVSTELYESEEWKGFFLDAPEVQGVTQLAPDGVTLRALFKVQPKSQYAIGREFNRRIKIAMDEAGIEIPFPQRSLNFGGAPIEIKLTREDLRADSRGGQDRTHAPVKPAETRDPEEGEGMNT
- the plsX gene encoding phosphate acyltransferase PlsX; the protein is MTAKPHAARLPVALDAMGGDHGPAPLVEGAVQAARAGVSVLLVGDRVKLHAELGKHAGSANLPLEVVEASDVIGMDEHASDVRRRTGASINVATRLVKEGRACAAVSMGHSGATMASALLTLGRVRGVERPAILTHLPARGGFTTLLDVGANADVKASYYAQWAQLATVYLRVVEGREAPTVGLLSIGEEDHKGSALVLEAHALLKALHGQGIHFHGNVEGRDIFLNTTDIVVTDGFTGNVVLKLAEGEAKVLFGWVREALTSTVKAKLGALLVRGALRGLAERMDPSTYGASLLIGVRGLAFIGHGSADARAVKNALLRAERAHEADLIARLDAAMAQVTPA